The Sulfurospirillum halorespirans DSM 13726 genome has a window encoding:
- a CDS encoding class I SAM-dependent DNA methyltransferase — protein MINPLDLYAKIESLIGFDAQYETLYQTYLGLLKPLHVKRILDVGCGNGKFLVHLKNEQLSACGIDRSAAMIERARALGVEASTQELEAFEEASFECVVAIADVLNYIAPAQIDSFLEAVVRVLPKEGYFICDVNTLYGFEGVAEGVMCHDTEDQFLCVDATFEHNELLTKIVLFEKEGDLYHKNEGSITQYFHPLSFFKKLGAFKLCSTKPVTLFGDEPDKTILILQKR, from the coding sequence ATGATAAATCCTCTTGATCTTTATGCCAAAATCGAATCGCTCATCGGTTTTGATGCCCAGTATGAAACACTCTACCAAACCTATTTGGGCTTGCTAAAACCTTTACATGTAAAGCGTATTTTGGATGTGGGATGTGGCAATGGAAAATTTCTTGTGCATCTTAAAAATGAGCAACTCAGTGCCTGTGGTATTGATCGAAGTGCCGCAATGATCGAGCGTGCGCGTGCTTTAGGCGTGGAGGCAAGTACCCAAGAGCTCGAAGCATTTGAAGAGGCTTCGTTTGAGTGCGTTGTCGCCATTGCCGATGTGCTCAACTACATCGCACCAGCGCAGATAGACTCTTTTTTAGAAGCCGTTGTACGCGTGCTTCCCAAAGAGGGTTATTTTATATGTGATGTCAATACCTTGTATGGTTTTGAAGGGGTCGCCGAAGGGGTGATGTGCCACGATACAGAAGATCAATTTTTATGTGTTGATGCGACATTTGAGCATAATGAGCTTTTAACGAAGATTGTTTTATTTGAAAAAGAAGGCGATCTTTACCACAAAAATGAAGGTTCCATCACACAATACTTTCACCCGCTCTCTTTTTTCAAAAAACTGGGAGCATTCAAACTCTGTTCTACCAAACCCGTCACACTCTTTGGTGACGAGCCTGATAAAACAATTTTAATTTTGCAAAAACGTTAA
- a CDS encoding GNAT family N-acetyltransferase: MFVVEEAKSSDIEHLIDLLTLLFSQEAEFTPHPELQRSGLRMILEDATIGTIFVLKEDGVILGMVSLLWTISTALGGKVAFLEDMIIAPKYRGKGCGTLLVEAAIEYAKKLTCKRITLLTDTHNHAAQHFYKRLGFDDSQMQPMRLILA; encoded by the coding sequence ATGTTTGTGGTTGAAGAGGCAAAAAGTTCTGATATAGAGCATTTAATTGATTTATTAACCCTGCTTTTTTCGCAAGAGGCTGAATTTACGCCGCACCCTGAGCTTCAACGCTCAGGTCTTAGGATGATCTTGGAAGATGCCACCATAGGCACCATTTTTGTTCTTAAAGAAGATGGTGTGATTCTTGGGATGGTGAGTCTTTTATGGACGATTAGCACGGCACTTGGCGGTAAAGTTGCCTTCTTGGAAGATATGATTATCGCGCCTAAATATCGAGGAAAAGGGTGTGGAACACTGTTGGTGGAGGCTGCAATTGAGTATGCTAAAAAGCTTACATGTAAACGTATCACGCTTTTAACCGACACGCATAATCATGCGGCACAGCACTTTTACAAACGATTGGGTTTTGATGATTCACAGATGCAACCAATGCGATTGATCTTAGCGTGA
- a CDS encoding S41 family peptidase, whose amino-acid sequence MRRFFGFLSLMMTLLNATPPTDSYLLYQEVVQKIKEESVQPFDEKRLMEGCLEGMVTSVDINGRYLNEEEYETLYLSSKPVAGVGLYLIQKRNHIYVKSVVDHSPAQKANLQKGDEIVQIDGVLVRNLGLDEVISALRGSPNTKIKLLTLKLNSSKPIELQLTRKAVTIDLMSSLMFENDIAYVKISSFAQDTLPSFLEDMSYLYEAQKHKINGMILDLRDNPGGIFSSGIAVTSLFLEKDKLVLTVKSRHKEEKKQYKNTPQDFEGVEYADKIEELSFLKTVPLVILTNNDSAGSSEIVSSVLQEYNRATIIGTPTFGKDTFATLFPLSTNTTAVKFATARWCTPKGKSVWPSGVIPNIEINQGSEEEDIPLQEALRFLQKK is encoded by the coding sequence TTGAGACGTTTTTTTGGTTTTTTAAGCCTCATGATGACACTACTAAATGCGACACCACCCACGGATTCTTATCTCTTATACCAAGAGGTTGTCCAAAAAATTAAAGAAGAGTCGGTTCAACCTTTTGATGAAAAACGGTTGATGGAAGGTTGTTTAGAAGGAATGGTGACCAGTGTTGACATCAATGGACGCTATCTCAACGAAGAAGAGTATGAGACGCTTTATCTCAGCTCAAAGCCCGTTGCTGGTGTCGGGTTGTATCTGATTCAAAAGCGCAACCATATTTATGTCAAATCGGTCGTCGACCACTCTCCTGCACAAAAAGCCAATCTTCAAAAAGGCGATGAAATTGTTCAAATTGATGGTGTGTTAGTACGTAACCTCGGTTTGGATGAGGTCATTTCAGCCCTTCGCGGATCTCCCAATACCAAAATAAAATTACTAACGCTCAAACTTAACAGTTCAAAACCGATTGAGCTGCAACTCACGCGTAAGGCAGTTACGATCGATCTTATGAGCTCTTTGATGTTTGAAAATGATATTGCCTATGTCAAAATTAGCTCTTTTGCCCAAGATACACTTCCCTCGTTTTTGGAGGATATGAGCTATCTTTACGAAGCACAAAAACACAAAATTAATGGAATGATTTTGGATCTTCGCGATAATCCAGGAGGCATTTTCAGCAGTGGCATTGCTGTGACCTCTCTTTTTTTAGAAAAAGACAAACTTGTTTTAACGGTCAAAAGTCGCCACAAAGAGGAGAAAAAGCAGTATAAAAACACGCCGCAAGATTTTGAAGGGGTTGAGTATGCTGACAAAATCGAAGAGCTCTCTTTTTTAAAAACAGTTCCCTTAGTCATTTTAACCAATAATGACTCAGCAGGGAGTTCGGAGATTGTCTCCTCGGTGCTTCAAGAGTACAATCGTGCCACGATCATTGGAACGCCAACGTTTGGTAAAGATACGTTTGCAACGCTTTTCCCCCTCAGTACTAACACGACAGCCGTAAAGTTTGCGACAGCACGTTGGTGTACGCCTAAAGGAAAAAGTGTGTGGCCTAGTGGTGTTATCCCCAACATTGAGATCAATCAAGGAAGCGAAGAGGAAGATATTCCCCTTCAAGAAGCATTACGTTTTTTACAGAAAAAGTAG
- a CDS encoding chemotaxis protein CheX, with amino-acid sequence MTNSIQHSILIFNYNEAVLENRNSVLYNTIIGQHATLKDKGIKGVLVSLKDTPYSPLAKEDPNLANLVKQLEKLSHMIDIPVAIGDYKRDTFAYLKKFSANTSVKLFQNINTAILFFNPKAFKKELDVLIYDEDKENADKIAMELGKMGYSIVHARNAEDFKIKASAKKYDMTITHTAINQSSTKTHASQGLGLSKQLVMNLPVFIDTAVNSLVTITGLEAQKIKHEIRPFNEKIPPHVIIAAMKFKGDISGIFFLVFPRELALVALEAMLGESLEADDTASIVDGVAEFCNIITGSAKVTFSGKNLKVLFELPKTYLSVQVALSDTLGSNGVWIDMQLDEKPFYMFITK; translated from the coding sequence ATGACAAACAGCATTCAACACTCTATTTTAATTTTTAATTATAACGAAGCGGTTCTTGAGAATCGTAACAGTGTCTTATACAATACAATTATAGGACAACACGCAACGCTCAAAGACAAAGGGATTAAAGGCGTGCTTGTCTCTTTAAAAGATACCCCCTATTCTCCTTTAGCCAAAGAAGATCCCAACCTTGCAAATTTAGTCAAACAGCTTGAAAAACTAAGCCATATGATTGATATTCCCGTCGCTATTGGTGATTATAAACGCGATACGTTTGCCTATCTTAAAAAATTTAGTGCCAATACCTCGGTGAAACTCTTTCAAAACATTAATACAGCGATTCTCTTTTTTAACCCAAAAGCCTTCAAAAAAGAGCTAGACGTACTCATCTACGATGAAGATAAAGAGAATGCCGACAAAATTGCAATGGAACTGGGGAAAATGGGCTATTCCATCGTTCATGCACGCAATGCAGAAGATTTTAAGATCAAAGCTTCTGCTAAAAAATACGATATGACCATCACGCACACGGCCATTAACCAAAGCAGCACTAAAACACACGCCTCACAAGGTTTAGGACTTTCTAAACAACTGGTGATGAATCTTCCTGTGTTTATTGACACCGCCGTTAATTCGCTTGTGACGATTACAGGGCTTGAAGCACAAAAAATCAAGCATGAAATCAGACCGTTTAATGAAAAAATCCCTCCGCATGTGATCATCGCTGCGATGAAATTTAAAGGCGATATTAGTGGTATTTTCTTCCTTGTTTTTCCACGAGAACTGGCACTTGTTGCACTAGAAGCCATGTTGGGAGAGAGTCTTGAAGCCGATGATACAGCGTCAATTGTCGATGGTGTTGCTGAATTTTGCAATATCATCACAGGATCGGCGAAGGTAACGTTCTCGGGTAAAAATCTTAAAGTTCTTTTTGAACTTCCTAAAACCTACCTCTCCGTGCAAGTTGCCCTGAGCGATACGTTAGGTTCCAATGGCGTTTGGATCGACATGCAACTGGATGAAAAACCTTTTTACATGTTTATTACCAAGTAA
- the pyk gene encoding pyruvate kinase, which translates to MDKKTKILATVGPASDSVEILEGLIRAGVNVFRLNFSHGTHEYHASTLAKIREAEKNVQKKVGVLQDICGPKIRVGKLEDDFYLEPGDQIHFTKEQIVGKKLESGKYELCINQPQILDMLKEGEYIYLYDGNIRAKVIEIGDKIVTEIENSGKLSSNKGVNFPNTVINIEVITPKDEADLRWGAENDVDFVAVSFVQSAKDILQARKILKEHKSRAHIFAKIEKFDAVEKIDEILEVSDGIMVARGDLGIEVPYYKVPSIQKRLIAKANAASKPVITATQMLLSMAEKEMATRAEISDVANAVLDGTDAVMLSEESAIGVNPIHVVEVMSNTIKEIEAIYPYSKFEVYPFLDETDIISSSTARLADRLGVEAMISLTSSGKSAKKLARYRIKADIYAVTHDERVARSLTIAWGIKPIMNIEASNLNMMLGKTLQKGIERGLIDKEKTYIVTAGYPAGVEGSTNFIRILKKAQIEYYTDMVL; encoded by the coding sequence ATGGATAAAAAGACAAAAATCCTAGCAACCGTTGGACCAGCAAGTGATAGTGTAGAGATTTTAGAGGGGTTAATTCGAGCAGGTGTGAACGTATTTCGACTCAATTTTAGCCATGGAACCCATGAGTACCATGCAAGTACACTTGCCAAAATCAGAGAAGCGGAAAAAAATGTTCAGAAAAAAGTGGGTGTTTTACAAGATATTTGCGGGCCAAAAATTCGTGTAGGAAAACTCGAAGATGACTTTTATCTTGAGCCAGGGGATCAAATCCATTTTACGAAAGAGCAAATTGTCGGTAAAAAACTCGAATCGGGTAAATATGAACTTTGCATCAATCAACCTCAAATCTTAGATATGCTTAAAGAGGGTGAATATATCTATCTTTATGATGGCAATATTCGTGCAAAAGTGATTGAAATAGGCGATAAAATTGTTACAGAGATTGAAAACAGTGGCAAACTCTCTTCCAACAAAGGGGTGAACTTTCCCAATACGGTCATTAACATCGAAGTCATTACACCTAAAGACGAAGCAGATCTTCGCTGGGGTGCAGAGAATGACGTCGATTTTGTGGCAGTCTCTTTTGTCCAAAGTGCCAAAGATATTTTACAAGCACGAAAAATTCTTAAAGAGCATAAATCCCGTGCGCATATTTTCGCTAAAATCGAAAAATTTGATGCGGTTGAAAAAATTGATGAGATTTTAGAAGTCAGTGATGGCATCATGGTAGCACGAGGAGACCTTGGTATTGAAGTCCCGTACTATAAAGTTCCAAGCATCCAAAAAAGATTGATTGCCAAAGCCAATGCGGCTTCTAAGCCTGTTATTACAGCAACGCAAATGCTTCTTTCGATGGCTGAAAAAGAGATGGCAACCAGAGCTGAGATCAGTGACGTTGCCAATGCTGTTCTTGATGGAACCGATGCAGTTATGCTTTCGGAAGAGAGTGCGATTGGTGTCAATCCAATCCATGTTGTTGAGGTTATGTCCAATACGATTAAAGAGATTGAAGCGATCTACCCGTATAGCAAATTTGAGGTTTATCCCTTCTTGGATGAGACCGATATTATCTCTTCATCCACCGCACGTCTTGCGGATCGTCTGGGTGTTGAAGCGATGATTTCACTCACCAGTTCAGGAAAATCGGCTAAAAAATTAGCGAGGTACCGCATTAAAGCAGACATTTATGCCGTTACGCATGATGAACGCGTTGCACGCTCTTTAACCATTGCATGGGGCATTAAACCGATCATGAACATTGAAGCCAGTAATCTCAACATGATGCTGGGCAAAACGCTTCAAAAGGGTATTGAGCGAGGTTTGATTGATAAAGAAAAAACCTACATCGTCACAGCAGGTTATCCAGCCGGTGTTGAAGGAAGTACCAACTTTATTCGTATCTTGAAAAAAGCACAGATTGAATACTACACCGACATGGTTTTATAG
- the rplU gene encoding 50S ribosomal protein L21 has protein sequence MYAIIKNGGKQYKVQEGDYLNVDRLDAQPKEKIVVTEVLAVNNGELTVGAPFVNGATVELEVVTEGKDKKVITFKKRRRKDSKVKRGFRRQYTRVKVVSIKA, from the coding sequence ATGTATGCAATTATAAAAAATGGCGGGAAGCAGTACAAAGTTCAAGAAGGCGACTACTTAAATGTCGATAGACTTGACGCTCAGCCAAAAGAGAAAATCGTAGTGACGGAAGTTTTAGCTGTGAACAATGGCGAACTTACAGTGGGTGCCCCATTCGTCAATGGTGCTACAGTAGAACTTGAAGTTGTTACTGAAGGCAAAGACAAAAAAGTTATTACTTTCAAAAAACGTAGACGTAAAGATTCTAAAGTCAAACGTGGTTTTAGAAGACAATATACTAGAGTAAAAGTTGTAAGCATTAAAGCTTAA
- the rpmA gene encoding 50S ribosomal protein L27: MAHKKGQGSTQNNRDSAGRRLGVKKFGGEFVRAGNIIIRQRGTKVHVGNNVGIGVDHTIYALIDGFVQFQRKDKIRNKVSVIPASL, from the coding sequence ATGGCTCACAAGAAAGGTCAGGGAAGTACCCAGAATAATAGAGACTCAGCTGGACGTAGACTGGGTGTTAAAAAATTTGGTGGTGAATTTGTACGCGCAGGCAATATTATTATTCGTCAACGTGGAACAAAAGTACATGTAGGAAATAACGTAGGCATCGGTGTTGATCACACGATCTACGCATTAATCGATGGTTTTGTACAATTCCAACGTAAAGATAAAATTAGAAACAAAGTTTCTGTTATCCCCGCAAGCTTATAA
- the obgE gene encoding GTPase ObgE yields MFIDNVSLTLSSGKGGPGSVSFRREKHVIQGGPDGGDGGRGGNVYFEVDNNTHTLSHFRNNQHLKAKNGEAGMGKKMYGKMGEHLVVTVPPGTQVLDAETKEVLLDLVDDSEKKLFLEGGMGGLGNTHFKSSTNQRPEFAQPGRPGLTKEIKLELKLIADVGLVGFPNVGKSTLISVVSNAQPEISNYEFTTLTPKLGVVVTDDYRSYVMADIPGIIGGASEGKGLGIEFLRHIERTKFLLFMIDLANYRDLKEQYYTLQQELRTFSEKLAHRDYAIALTRCDTLTPDEINEKVDQFLRLLGLEANEFTHKYKTREDLHSYGQDVHERERALPFFVMPLSSVSKINVDPIKYALSDVITKVRDEKSSR; encoded by the coding sequence ATGTTTATAGACAATGTATCACTCACACTCAGCTCCGGAAAAGGAGGCCCAGGTTCCGTCTCTTTCCGTAGAGAAAAGCATGTTATCCAAGGTGGTCCTGATGGTGGAGATGGAGGACGCGGAGGCAATGTCTATTTTGAAGTGGATAACAATACCCACACCCTCTCCCATTTTAGAAACAACCAACACCTTAAAGCCAAAAATGGCGAAGCAGGCATGGGAAAAAAAATGTACGGCAAAATGGGCGAACATTTGGTCGTAACGGTTCCTCCTGGAACGCAAGTTTTGGATGCAGAAACGAAAGAGGTTCTTTTAGATCTTGTCGATGACAGCGAGAAAAAGCTCTTTTTAGAAGGCGGTATGGGCGGTCTTGGCAATACACACTTTAAAAGTTCAACCAATCAACGACCTGAATTTGCTCAACCTGGGCGTCCTGGGCTTACCAAAGAGATTAAGCTTGAACTTAAATTGATCGCCGATGTTGGGCTTGTAGGTTTCCCAAATGTGGGAAAATCAACGCTGATTTCGGTTGTTTCCAATGCGCAACCTGAAATTTCCAACTACGAATTTACCACGCTTACCCCAAAATTAGGGGTTGTTGTTACCGATGATTACCGCTCGTATGTTATGGCGGACATTCCAGGTATTATTGGCGGAGCTAGTGAAGGGAAAGGGCTAGGAATTGAGTTCTTACGCCACATTGAGCGTACTAAATTTTTACTTTTCATGATTGATCTTGCCAATTACCGTGATCTTAAAGAGCAATATTACACGCTTCAACAAGAGCTTCGCACGTTTTCTGAAAAATTAGCACATCGTGATTACGCGATTGCTTTGACGCGCTGCGACACATTAACGCCCGATGAGATCAATGAAAAAGTGGATCAATTTTTAAGACTCTTAGGGCTTGAAGCCAATGAATTTACGCATAAATATAAAACGAGAGAAGACTTGCATTCGTATGGTCAAGATGTCCATGAGAGAGAGCGAGCATTGCCCTTTTTTGTGATGCCACTCTCTTCGGTCTCTAAAATCAACGTTGATCCAATCAAGTATGCCCTATCCGATGTTATAACAAAGGTTCGTGATGAGAAGAGTAGTCGTTAA
- the proB gene encoding glutamate 5-kinase, which produces MRRVVVKVGTHVLSEQNRLCKERILNLVEFLVALMEKHEVILVSSGAVAAGYSILKLDKKLLHNRQAIAAVGQPQLMATYNKKLEKFGKSGAQLLLTADDFDSRKRCYHAKCTIDTLLENGILPIINENDATATEELVFGDNDQLSSRVAYYFGADLLILLSDIDGYYDKDPHKHADATMRKIVHTIDPSELEVEKSTNFAFATGGIVTKLKAADFLLERQKSMFIASGFDLSDVKSYMLEGVHKGGTLFTCKD; this is translated from the coding sequence ATGAGAAGAGTAGTCGTTAAGGTTGGCACGCACGTATTAAGCGAGCAAAACCGTTTATGTAAAGAGCGCATTTTAAATTTGGTAGAATTTTTAGTCGCACTGATGGAGAAGCATGAAGTCATTTTAGTCTCTTCAGGGGCTGTGGCAGCAGGGTATTCCATCTTAAAGCTGGATAAAAAATTACTGCACAATCGCCAAGCAATCGCTGCAGTGGGACAACCACAACTCATGGCAACGTATAATAAGAAATTAGAAAAATTTGGTAAAAGTGGGGCACAACTGCTCTTAACAGCGGATGATTTTGACTCACGAAAACGTTGTTACCATGCTAAATGTACGATTGACACACTGCTTGAAAATGGCATCCTTCCCATCATCAATGAAAATGATGCGACGGCAACGGAAGAGCTTGTTTTTGGCGATAACGATCAACTCTCTTCACGGGTTGCATACTATTTTGGAGCAGATCTTTTGATTTTACTCTCCGACATTGATGGCTACTACGACAAAGACCCTCACAAACATGCCGATGCGACGATGCGCAAGATTGTTCATACGATTGATCCTTCCGAATTGGAAGTTGAAAAATCAACCAATTTTGCTTTTGCAACGGGCGGCATCGTGACCAAACTCAAAGCAGCCGACTTTTTGCTAGAGCGCCAAAAATCGATGTTTATCGCGAGTGGTTTTGATTTAAGCGATGTCAAAAGTTATATGCTAGAGGGCGTTCATAAAGGTGGAACACTTTTTACGTGTAAGGATTAA
- the fmt gene encoding methionyl-tRNA formyltransferase yields MRIVFMGTPSYATTILEALLQHSDIDVVLLITQEDKPVGRKQVLTPPHTKAWLLEHDLHVEIYQPKSLRGDEAHAKIAALKPDFIVVAAYGQILPKAILDIAPCINLHASLLPKYRGASPIQSTLLANETFAGVTSMLMEEGLDTGAMLGFSYLKIEPKHTSTLLFDALATLAAKLTVVTLENFHSTSPLTQISANATHCKKIKKEDGLVSFEQSAQAIVTRFKALSPWPGLFLESGLKLLELEYNDENENALGGVIQAIKPEGIMLTCKKGSLLLKTLQPISKNAMSAVDYIRGKRLNIGDTLV; encoded by the coding sequence ATGCGCATTGTTTTTATGGGAACCCCTTCGTATGCCACGACAATTTTAGAAGCATTGCTTCAACATTCTGACATCGATGTGGTGCTTTTGATAACGCAAGAAGACAAACCCGTAGGACGAAAACAGGTACTGACTCCTCCGCACACAAAAGCATGGTTGCTTGAACACGATTTACATGTAGAAATTTATCAACCAAAATCGCTGCGAGGAGATGAAGCTCACGCCAAAATTGCTGCGTTAAAGCCTGATTTCATCGTAGTGGCGGCATACGGTCAGATTTTGCCTAAAGCAATCCTTGATATTGCGCCCTGCATCAACCTTCACGCTTCACTCCTTCCAAAATACCGAGGAGCAAGCCCGATTCAATCCACCCTTTTAGCCAACGAAACCTTTGCGGGTGTGACCTCAATGCTGATGGAAGAGGGGCTTGATACGGGCGCAATGCTTGGATTTTCATACCTTAAAATTGAACCTAAACACACTTCGACACTTTTGTTTGATGCCCTTGCCACACTCGCGGCAAAACTAACCGTTGTGACCCTTGAAAATTTTCATTCCACCTCGCCTTTAACCCAAATCAGTGCTAATGCAACCCATTGTAAAAAGATCAAAAAAGAAGATGGTTTAGTCTCTTTTGAGCAAAGTGCTCAAGCGATTGTGACACGCTTTAAAGCACTCTCTCCTTGGCCGGGACTTTTCTTGGAATCGGGTTTAAAACTATTGGAGCTTGAATACAATGATGAGAACGAAAATGCCCTTGGTGGCGTCATTCAGGCGATAAAACCTGAAGGAATTATGCTTACATGTAAAAAGGGTTCGCTACTGCTTAAAACCCTTCAGCCGATCTCCAAAAATGCGATGAGTGCAGTAGATTATATACGTGGAAAAAGGCTTAACATTGGTGATACACTGGTTTGA
- a CDS encoding biotin--[acetyl-CoA-carboxylase] ligase, which yields MEKGLTLVIHWFDSLESTHQHLITSLREGTLLAPCAIGATTQTNGVGSRGNAWVGKAGNLFFSFCIEEKQLPLDLPLASVSIYFSALVKQILEEKGSSVWLKWPNDFYCDTKKIGGMITTKTGATIVGSLGLNLCSAPENFGTLDIIITPKALAEDLITKVEEKISWKKVFSKYKIEFDQNRNFSFHLDGKLVSLRDAILCDDGSIELENKKVYSLR from the coding sequence GTGGAAAAAGGCTTAACATTGGTGATACACTGGTTTGATTCTTTAGAGTCCACGCATCAACATCTCATCACCTCGCTTCGCGAAGGTACACTTCTTGCACCATGTGCCATCGGTGCTACGACACAAACCAATGGGGTGGGCAGTCGTGGTAACGCTTGGGTTGGAAAAGCGGGAAATCTCTTTTTCTCATTTTGTATCGAAGAGAAACAGTTACCGCTCGATTTGCCATTAGCCTCTGTTTCGATCTATTTTTCTGCTTTAGTGAAGCAGATTTTAGAAGAAAAAGGCTCGTCAGTATGGCTAAAATGGCCCAATGATTTTTACTGTGACACGAAAAAAATTGGAGGAATGATCACCACCAAAACGGGTGCTACGATTGTAGGCTCACTTGGACTGAATCTTTGTAGCGCACCTGAAAATTTCGGGACTTTAGATATTATCATTACACCCAAAGCTTTAGCCGAAGATTTAATTACAAAGGTTGAAGAAAAAATATCGTGGAAGAAAGTTTTTAGTAAATATAAGATAGAATTTGACCAAAATCGAAACTTTTCTTTCCATTTAGATGGCAAATTGGTCTCGTTACGTGACGCGATATTGTGTGATGATGGCTCTATAGAGCTAGAAAATAAAAAGGTGTACAGTTTACGATGA
- a CDS encoding ParA family protein: MSEIIAIANQKGGVGKTTTAINLAASLAVAEKRVLLIDIDPQANATTGLGFHRSDYEYNIYHVLIGRKRLSQVILETSLSTLHVAPSNIGLVGVEKEFYDNNTKGRELILKTKIEEIKDQYDYIIIDSPPALGSITINALSAANSVIIPIQCEFFALEGLAQLLNTVKLIKKTINPTLEIKGFLPTMYSTQNNLSKQVFADLKEHFKSKLFVDKESASYVVIPRNIKLAESPSFGKPIILYDVESPGSKAYQNLANSILVS; the protein is encoded by the coding sequence ATGAGTGAGATTATAGCGATAGCAAATCAAAAGGGCGGTGTTGGTAAGACAACCACTGCTATCAATTTGGCTGCCTCCTTAGCAGTTGCTGAAAAGCGCGTGTTATTGATCGATATTGACCCTCAAGCCAATGCGACAACCGGTCTTGGTTTTCACAGAAGCGACTATGAGTACAACATCTATCACGTGCTTATCGGCAGAAAACGTCTTTCGCAAGTCATTCTTGAGACGTCACTTTCAACCTTACATGTAGCGCCATCGAATATTGGACTTGTGGGGGTTGAAAAAGAGTTTTATGATAACAATACCAAGGGTCGCGAGCTTATTTTGAAAACGAAAATTGAAGAGATTAAAGATCAATACGATTACATCATCATCGATTCACCTCCAGCACTTGGAAGCATTACAATTAATGCACTGAGTGCTGCAAACTCTGTCATTATCCCGATTCAGTGCGAATTTTTTGCATTGGAAGGTTTGGCACAGTTACTCAATACCGTGAAACTGATTAAAAAAACGATTAACCCGACACTGGAAATTAAAGGCTTTTTACCGACCATGTATAGCACCCAAAACAACCTCTCAAAACAAGTCTTTGCCGATCTGAAAGAGCATTTTAAAAGCAAACTGTTTGTGGATAAAGAGAGTGCTTCGTATGTGGTCATTCCACGCAATATCAAACTCGCAGAATCCCCAAGTTTTGGTAAACCGATTATTTTATATGATGTAGAATCTCCAGGTTCTAAAGCGTACCAAAATCTTGCCAATTCGATTTTAGTGAGTTAA
- a CDS encoding ParB/RepB/Spo0J family partition protein — protein sequence MSAKKVLGRGLSAIIEDVEEAYKQDIEQAKDLVRDIAIERITPNPYQPRTHFNEVALKELSESIKRHGLLQPIIVVAKDDGYMLLAGERRLRASKLAGFTKIKAIVADIESKNLRELALIENIQREDLNPVELAVAYKELIEEYKITQDGLSEIIHKSRTQITNTIRLLSLSDQTKKYLAEGVLSQGHAKVLVGLEPKDEETIVNTILGQKLSVRETEALVKKLKSSDESTGKVEKTVLAIPEELQTLTSRLKELGFEAKPKANTITIHFKNGEAIYTFLEQLKS from the coding sequence ATGAGTGCAAAGAAGGTTTTAGGACGAGGACTGAGTGCGATTATCGAAGATGTCGAAGAGGCATACAAACAAGATATTGAGCAAGCAAAAGATTTGGTTCGTGACATTGCCATTGAGCGTATTACCCCAAATCCTTACCAACCACGAACGCATTTTAATGAAGTTGCTTTAAAAGAACTCAGCGAATCGATTAAGCGCCATGGCTTATTGCAACCCATCATTGTGGTTGCTAAAGATGATGGCTATATGCTTCTTGCAGGCGAGCGTCGTTTACGTGCAAGCAAACTAGCAGGCTTTACAAAAATCAAAGCCATTGTGGCAGACATCGAATCAAAGAACCTGCGTGAATTAGCTCTGATTGAAAATATTCAAAGAGAAGATCTTAATCCCGTTGAACTTGCCGTCGCTTATAAAGAACTCATTGAAGAGTATAAAATAACGCAAGATGGACTCTCTGAAATTATCCATAAAAGCCGAACCCAAATCACCAACACGATTCGGTTACTGAGCTTAAGCGACCAAACAAAAAAATACCTTGCAGAAGGTGTTCTCTCCCAAGGTCATGCCAAAGTTTTGGTAGGACTTGAGCCTAAAGATGAAGAGACGATCGTCAACACCATTTTAGGTCAAAAACTCAGTGTGCGTGAAACTGAAGCGCTGGTGAAAAAGCTTAAAAGCAGTGATGAGTCAACTGGTAAAGTAGAAAAGACCGTTTTGGCTATTCCTGAAGAGCTCCAAACACTTACAAGCAGGCTGAAAGAGCTTGGCTTTGAGGCAAAACCCAAAGCAAATACCATCACAATCCATTTTAAAAACGGTGAAGCAATTTATACTTTTTTGGAGCAATTGAAGTCTTAA